From a region of the Prevotella melaninogenica genome:
- the ung gene encoding uracil-DNA glycosylase: MSVKIEPSWAQQLSGEFEKPYFQQLVEQVKQEYAQFPCYPPGNLIFNAFNLCPFDKVRVVIIGQDPYHEPGQAMGLSFSVPDGVQLPPSLQNIYKEIAADLGTPIRQSGDLTRWAEQGVLLLNATLTVRAHVANSHQRLGWGTFTDAAIKALSDGRENLVFMLWGGFARSKKALIDQQRHCVIESVHPSPLSANRGGWFGQHQFSRCNAYLTSCGLQPIEW; the protein is encoded by the coding sequence ATGAGTGTAAAGATAGAACCATCGTGGGCACAGCAACTGAGTGGAGAGTTTGAGAAACCTTACTTTCAGCAATTGGTTGAGCAGGTGAAACAAGAGTATGCACAGTTCCCTTGTTATCCTCCAGGAAACTTGATATTCAATGCCTTTAATCTTTGTCCTTTTGACAAGGTGAGGGTTGTGATTATTGGGCAAGACCCTTATCACGAGCCTGGTCAGGCGATGGGATTAAGCTTTTCCGTGCCTGATGGGGTACAGCTTCCACCTTCATTGCAGAATATCTATAAGGAGATTGCTGCAGATTTAGGTACACCTATCCGTCAGTCAGGCGACTTAACACGTTGGGCAGAGCAGGGAGTTCTCCTGTTGAATGCTACACTTACCGTTCGTGCACATGTTGCCAATAGTCATCAACGGTTAGGGTGGGGAACCTTTACCGATGCAGCTATCAAGGCACTTAGTGATGGACGAGAGAACTTAGTCTTTATGCTTTGGGGCGGTTTTGCTCGTAGTAAGAAGGCACTGATTGACCAGCAGCGACACTGTGTTATAGAGAGTGTACACCCTTCGCCACTCTCTGCTAACCGTGGAGGCTGGTTTGGACAGCACCAGTTCTCACGTTGTAATGCCTATTTAACATCTTGTGGGCTTCAGCCTATTGAGTGGTAG
- a CDS encoding energy transducer TonB: MMKRILLVLFLSFVVVGNINAQKLKRTMKPKKKEQIEQPYCAEPAFDPCNDTLNVDTLGAKMFETVEGLKPSFPGDIFEFIAAHLQYPPELAENTISGRVVIKFFVTPSGCCCLFRVIRSVDPYLDREALRVLKLMPAWKWERRPKQGVWQLVPVTFRLL, encoded by the coding sequence ATGATGAAACGAATATTGTTAGTCCTGTTTTTAAGTTTTGTAGTCGTTGGTAATATCAATGCACAGAAGCTGAAAAGAACGATGAAACCGAAGAAAAAGGAACAAATAGAGCAGCCTTATTGTGCGGAACCAGCTTTTGATCCTTGTAATGACACCTTGAATGTGGATACCTTAGGTGCAAAGATGTTCGAAACTGTCGAGGGATTAAAACCTTCGTTCCCTGGTGATATCTTCGAATTTATAGCGGCACATCTTCAGTATCCTCCTGAATTGGCAGAAAACACAATCTCGGGAAGAGTCGTAATAAAGTTCTTTGTGACCCCTTCAGGTTGTTGCTGTCTGTTTAGGGTTATACGTTCTGTAGACCCATACCTCGACCGAGAGGCACTCAGAGTACTCAAGCTTATGCCTGCGTGGAAGTGGGAAAGAAGACCAAAGCAAGGAGTTTGGCAACTTGTCCCCGTTACTTTCAGATTATTATAA
- the gyrB gene encoding DNA topoisomerase (ATP-hydrolyzing) subunit B: MAENPENENNYSASNIQVLEGLEAVRKRPAMYIGDISEKGLHHLINETVDNSIDEAMAGYCQNIEVTINEDNSITVEDDGRGIPVDMHEKLHKSALEVVMTVLHAGGKFDKGSYKVSGGLHGVGVSCVNALSSHMKSQVFRDGKIYQQEYEKGKPLYPVKVVGETEKTGTRQQFWPDPEIFTTTVYQWAIVARRMRELAYLNAGIKITLSDLRPDPETGKTRTEVFHAKDGLKEFVRYVDRHRQHLFDDVIYLKTEKQNIPIEVAVMYNTDYTENIHSYVNNINTIEGGTHLQGFRAALTRTLKTYADNDPQISKQLEKAKIEIAGEDFREGLTAVISIKVAEPQFEGQTKTKLGNSEVSGAVQQAVGEALTDYLEEHPNEAKMICNKVILAATARVAARKARESVQRKNVMSGGGLPGKLADCSNKDPKDCEIFLVEGDSAGGSAKQGRDRYTQAILPLRGKILNVEKVQRHRVFEAESVMNIIQSIGVRFGVEGEGDFEANTDKLRYDKIIIMTDADVDGSHIDTLIMTLFYRYMPKVIEQGHLYIATPPLYKCTYKKVNEYCYTEQQRQAFIDKYANGAEDAKAIHTQRYKGLGEMNPEQLWETTMDPKTRLLKQVTIENAADADEIFSMLMGDDVEPRREFIEKNATYANIDA; this comes from the coding sequence ATGGCAGAAAATCCAGAAAACGAGAATAATTACTCCGCCAGTAACATTCAGGTCTTAGAAGGCTTGGAAGCAGTACGCAAGCGTCCTGCTATGTACATTGGTGACATCAGTGAAAAGGGACTCCACCACTTGATTAATGAGACCGTTGATAACTCTATCGACGAAGCAATGGCTGGCTACTGTCAGAACATTGAAGTTACAATCAACGAGGATAACTCCATTACCGTTGAGGATGATGGTCGTGGTATCCCTGTTGACATGCACGAGAAGCTTCATAAGAGCGCCCTTGAGGTTGTTATGACTGTCCTCCACGCAGGTGGTAAGTTTGATAAGGGTTCGTATAAAGTCAGCGGTGGTCTGCACGGTGTGGGTGTAAGTTGTGTAAATGCACTTTCTTCACACATGAAGTCACAGGTATTCCGTGATGGCAAAATCTACCAGCAGGAGTACGAGAAGGGTAAGCCTCTCTACCCTGTAAAGGTTGTTGGTGAGACTGAAAAGACTGGTACACGCCAGCAGTTCTGGCCAGACCCAGAGATATTTACAACTACTGTTTACCAATGGGCAATCGTAGCACGTCGTATGCGCGAGTTGGCTTATCTGAATGCTGGCATTAAGATTACGCTTTCTGACCTTCGTCCAGACCCAGAAACAGGCAAGACACGCACTGAGGTCTTCCATGCTAAAGATGGTTTGAAGGAGTTCGTTCGCTACGTTGACCGCCATCGTCAGCACCTCTTCGATGATGTTATCTACCTCAAGACTGAAAAGCAGAATATTCCTATTGAGGTTGCTGTGATGTACAACACTGATTATACAGAGAACATCCATTCATACGTTAACAATATCAACACCATCGAGGGTGGTACTCACTTGCAGGGATTCCGTGCTGCATTGACTCGTACATTGAAGACATACGCTGACAATGACCCACAGATTTCTAAGCAGTTGGAGAAAGCTAAGATTGAGATTGCTGGTGAAGACTTCCGCGAAGGCCTGACAGCTGTTATCTCTATCAAGGTTGCAGAACCACAGTTTGAGGGTCAGACAAAGACCAAATTAGGTAACAGTGAGGTTTCTGGTGCCGTTCAGCAGGCTGTTGGTGAGGCACTGACCGATTATCTCGAGGAGCATCCTAACGAGGCAAAGATGATCTGTAACAAGGTTATCCTTGCTGCTACAGCTCGTGTTGCAGCCCGTAAGGCACGCGAAAGCGTACAGCGTAAGAACGTGATGAGCGGTGGTGGCTTACCTGGTAAGTTGGCTGACTGTTCTAACAAGGACCCAAAAGACTGCGAAATCTTCCTTGTCGAGGGTGATTCTGCGGGTGGTTCAGCTAAGCAGGGACGTGACCGTTATACACAGGCTATCCTCCCTCTCCGTGGTAAGATTCTGAATGTAGAGAAGGTTCAGCGTCATCGTGTATTCGAGGCAGAGTCTGTTATGAATATCATTCAGTCTATCGGTGTACGCTTTGGCGTTGAGGGAGAAGGCGACTTTGAGGCAAATACCGATAAACTTCGCTATGATAAGATTATCATCATGACCGATGCCGACGTCGATGGTTCTCACATCGACACACTGATTATGACGCTTTTCTATCGTTATATGCCAAAGGTTATCGAGCAGGGACATCTGTATATCGCTACACCTCCACTCTATAAGTGTACTTATAAGAAGGTAAACGAATACTGCTATACCGAGCAACAGCGTCAGGCTTTCATCGATAAGTACGCTAATGGTGCTGAAGATGCAAAGGCTATCCACACACAGCGATACAAAGGTCTTGGTGAGATGAACCCAGAGCAGCTTTGGGAGACAACTATGGACCCAAAGACACGACTCTTGAAGCAGGTTACTATCGAGAATGCTGCTGATGCAGATGAAATCTTCTCTATGCTGATGGGCGATGATGTTGAGCCTCGTCGTGAGTTCATCGAGAAGAATGCGACCTATGCTAACATTGATGCATAA
- a CDS encoding DUF3109 family protein, translated as MGNTYDHIFMVGDVLVSPDIINVKFCCDLDKCHGQCCIEGDAGAPVTLDETMEIENVLDTVWGDLSASGQAVIDKQGVAYTDEEGDLVTSIVGGKDCVFTCYENGCCLCALERSYRNGKTGFVKPISCSLYPVRVKDFGNGTCGINYHHWRICADARKKGEELNLPLYKFLKEPLTRRFGKEWYDELCEVAEQLLG; from the coding sequence ATGGGTAATACGTATGATCATATATTCATGGTGGGCGATGTGCTTGTCTCACCAGATATAATCAATGTGAAGTTTTGCTGTGACCTTGATAAATGTCATGGTCAGTGCTGCATTGAAGGAGATGCTGGTGCACCTGTAACCTTGGACGAGACAATGGAAATTGAGAATGTTCTTGATACTGTTTGGGGTGATTTGTCAGCCTCTGGGCAGGCAGTCATAGATAAACAGGGTGTCGCTTACACCGATGAAGAAGGCGATTTGGTGACGAGTATCGTTGGTGGTAAGGACTGTGTCTTCACTTGTTATGAGAATGGTTGTTGTCTTTGTGCGTTGGAACGTTCCTACCGTAATGGCAAGACAGGCTTCGTAAAACCTATTTCTTGTTCGTTGTATCCAGTTAGAGTGAAAGACTTTGGAAATGGTACTTGTGGTATTAATTACCATCACTGGCGTATCTGTGCTGATGCAAGAAAAAAAGGAGAAGAACTGAATCTTCCCCTTTATAAGTTTTTGAAGGAACCCCTTACGCGTAGATTTGGTAAGGAGTGGTATGATGAATTGTGTGAGGTAGCTGAGCAGTTGTTGGGTTAA
- the gpmI gene encoding 2,3-bisphosphoglycerate-independent phosphoglycerate mutase, producing the protein MAKKALLMILDGWGNGKHGKGDVIYNTPTPYLDYLNAVSAHSELQASGEDVGLPDGQMGNSEVGHLNIGAGRIVYQDLVKINKACQSGDILKNQGIIDAYSYAQKNGKKLHLMGLTSTGGVHSSLDHLFKFIEIGKEYNLKDVYVHCFMDGRDTDPKSGAGFVAEIQKVCDANDAHIASVVGRFYAMDRDKRWNRVKEAYDLLVEGKGVQATDMVKAIEASYAEGVTDEFIKPITNSSVNGKIEEGDVVIFINFRNDRAKELTSVLTQQDLPEEGMHTIKNLQFYCMTPYDANFKNVNVLFPKENVMDTLGEYLSKLGKKQLHTAETEKYAHVTFFFNGGREQPYEGEDRILVPSPKVATYDLQPEMSAFEVKDKLVGAINTQEYDFIVVNFANGDMVGHTGVYNAIAKAVWAVDQCVKEVVEAAKANDYETIIIADHGNADNAINEDGSPNTAHSLNPVPFIYVTNNNSATVKNGRLADVAPSILHIMGLEQPADMTGENLITD; encoded by the coding sequence ATGGCAAAGAAAGCTTTATTGATGATCCTTGATGGATGGGGTAACGGTAAGCATGGTAAGGGTGATGTAATCTATAACACACCAACTCCATACTTAGATTATTTGAATGCTGTTAGTGCACACTCTGAGTTGCAGGCATCAGGTGAGGATGTAGGTCTGCCAGATGGTCAGATGGGTAACTCTGAGGTTGGTCACTTGAATATAGGTGCAGGTCGTATTGTTTATCAGGACCTCGTTAAGATTAACAAAGCTTGTCAGAGCGGTGACATCTTGAAGAACCAAGGTATTATTGATGCATATAGCTATGCACAGAAGAATGGTAAGAAACTTCACTTGATGGGTCTGACCTCTACAGGTGGTGTTCACTCTTCACTTGATCACCTCTTCAAGTTTATCGAGATTGGTAAGGAGTATAATCTCAAGGATGTTTACGTTCATTGCTTTATGGACGGACGTGATACAGACCCAAAGAGTGGTGCTGGTTTCGTTGCAGAGATTCAGAAGGTTTGCGATGCAAATGATGCACATATCGCTTCAGTCGTTGGTCGTTTCTATGCAATGGACCGTGACAAGCGTTGGAATCGTGTGAAAGAAGCATACGACTTGCTCGTTGAGGGTAAGGGCGTACAGGCTACTGATATGGTTAAGGCGATTGAGGCAAGCTATGCAGAAGGTGTGACAGACGAGTTTATCAAGCCTATCACAAACTCTTCTGTGAATGGTAAGATTGAGGAGGGTGACGTAGTTATCTTCATTAACTTCCGTAACGACCGTGCTAAGGAGTTGACATCAGTACTCACACAGCAGGACCTCCCAGAGGAAGGTATGCACACAATAAAGAATCTGCAGTTCTACTGTATGACTCCATACGATGCAAACTTTAAGAACGTGAATGTTCTCTTCCCTAAGGAGAACGTAATGGATACATTAGGTGAATACCTCAGCAAGCTCGGTAAGAAGCAGCTTCATACAGCCGAGACAGAGAAGTATGCACACGTAACCTTCTTCTTCAATGGTGGTCGTGAGCAGCCTTATGAGGGTGAAGACCGTATCTTGGTGCCTTCTCCAAAGGTAGCAACATATGACTTGCAGCCAGAGATGAGTGCCTTTGAGGTGAAGGATAAGCTTGTTGGTGCTATCAATACACAGGAGTATGACTTCATCGTAGTGAACTTTGCTAACGGTGATATGGTAGGTCATACAGGTGTTTATAATGCCATTGCAAAGGCTGTATGGGCAGTTGACCAGTGTGTTAAGGAGGTTGTTGAGGCTGCGAAGGCTAACGATTATGAGACAATCATCATCGCTGACCACGGTAATGCAGACAACGCAATCAATGAGGATGGCAGTCCAAACACTGCTCACTCACTCAACCCTGTACCATTCATTTATGTTACAAACAACAATTCTGCAACAGTGAAGAATGGTCGTTTGGCTGACGTTGCACCTTCAATCCTTCATATTATGGGCTTAGAACAGCCAGCAGATATGACAGGTGAAAATCTTATTACAGATTAA
- a CDS encoding TonB-dependent receptor has protein sequence MLNTLLFASLAISGVAGVTPDSVVNKDVSLNEVVVTDFKQNKRNLTSIAVSTINSQQLLNQQIVSLKELTAVMPNFYMPDYGSYANTPIFIRGIGAKTKGSAVGFYVDGVPHFESSAFNIDLSDIAAVDVFRGPQGTLYGRNTIAGVINVYTHNPLDYQKTRIKVGYGRYNDVVAQASNYSKLTDKLGLSSAISYHHNDGMFTNEFLNDKADKVNEVEGRLGLYWRPTTNWLIHLNSTLTHSKQNGYPYAPYDLTKDALSPISYNRNSTYKRLISTTGLNARYENSRISFNSQTSYQFIKSHQGIDQDFSPKDLFYADNSYHQNMLSQELTLKSNDKGRYQWIIGMFGMLLHSNPFIETSYYTKDFSTPTSYKNPTAGYAIYHQSSYNIWRGLSATVGLRFDYEHAKIDYNQDKVTLTTGANAHVKDFISSANFRQFTPKFTLQYLTNRDNLYYASVTRGYKPGGFNTIFKTDAERAYDPEYSWNYEVGARLKFLNGRLTAEADLFYIDWRHMQTTYTVPAVGNLIANVGHTDSKGFELSFTYHPIKSLHFSMNYGYTHARYLEYKKSATEDFSGNRLPMVPNHTLSIDGTYTVLQAGWFDKIVVNAGLTGLGRIYWADDNVVRQNFYGTLNAKVSLTKGIFTWDFWGKNLTGTDYIAYSFKMSTGNYAQKGKPLTFGTSLSMTF, from the coding sequence ATGTTAAATACCTTATTATTTGCATCCCTTGCTATCAGTGGGGTAGCTGGAGTGACTCCAGACTCAGTAGTGAACAAAGATGTATCACTTAATGAAGTAGTCGTAACCGACTTTAAACAGAATAAGAGAAACCTAACTTCTATTGCAGTTTCAACCATTAACAGTCAGCAATTACTGAACCAACAAATTGTGAGCTTGAAGGAGTTAACGGCAGTTATGCCTAACTTTTACATGCCCGACTATGGTTCATATGCTAACACACCTATCTTTATTCGTGGTATCGGAGCAAAGACGAAGGGTTCTGCCGTAGGTTTCTATGTAGATGGTGTGCCTCATTTTGAGTCGTCAGCATTTAATATTGACCTCAGTGATATTGCTGCTGTAGATGTGTTTCGAGGTCCACAAGGAACCTTATATGGCCGTAATACTATAGCAGGTGTTATCAATGTCTACACACATAACCCTCTTGATTATCAGAAGACACGTATAAAAGTAGGCTATGGAAGGTATAACGATGTTGTAGCACAGGCTTCTAACTATTCTAAGCTGACTGATAAACTTGGTTTGTCAAGTGCCATTTCTTATCATCATAACGATGGTATGTTTACTAATGAGTTCCTGAATGATAAGGCAGATAAGGTGAATGAGGTTGAAGGACGCCTCGGACTTTACTGGCGACCAACCACAAATTGGCTTATTCATCTCAATAGTACGCTTACTCATAGTAAGCAGAATGGTTATCCATATGCGCCATACGACCTGACGAAAGATGCACTATCACCTATTAGTTATAACCGCAATAGCACTTACAAACGTCTGATTTCAACAACAGGTCTTAATGCTCGATATGAGAATAGTCGTATTAGTTTCAATAGTCAGACGTCTTATCAATTCATCAAATCACATCAAGGGATAGACCAAGATTTCTCACCAAAAGACCTCTTCTATGCTGATAATAGCTATCATCAGAATATGCTTTCACAAGAGCTAACCTTGAAATCGAATGATAAAGGTCGTTACCAGTGGATTATTGGTATGTTTGGTATGCTACTCCATTCTAACCCCTTTATAGAAACAAGTTATTATACAAAGGATTTCTCGACTCCAACTTCCTATAAGAACCCTACAGCAGGTTATGCTATCTATCACCAGAGTTCTTATAATATATGGAGGGGGTTATCGGCAACGGTTGGTTTACGCTTTGATTATGAGCATGCGAAGATAGACTACAATCAAGATAAGGTAACGTTAACAACAGGTGCTAATGCACATGTAAAGGACTTTATTAGTAGTGCTAATTTCCGCCAGTTCACTCCTAAGTTTACGCTTCAATATCTTACAAACAGGGACAATCTCTACTATGCGAGTGTCACTCGTGGTTATAAGCCAGGTGGATTTAATACTATCTTTAAGACTGATGCAGAGCGTGCATACGACCCAGAATACAGCTGGAATTACGAGGTTGGGGCGCGATTGAAGTTCTTGAATGGACGACTGACTGCTGAAGCAGATCTTTTCTACATTGATTGGCGACACATGCAGACTACCTATACTGTTCCTGCTGTGGGTAATCTAATTGCGAATGTAGGACATACGGATAGTAAAGGTTTCGAACTTTCATTTACTTATCATCCAATTAAGAGCTTACACTTTAGTATGAACTATGGTTACACCCACGCTCGTTACTTGGAATATAAGAAGAGTGCTACAGAAGATTTCTCGGGTAATAGACTTCCAATGGTGCCTAACCACACGCTATCAATAGATGGGACTTACACCGTTTTGCAGGCGGGTTGGTTTGATAAGATTGTCGTTAATGCAGGCTTAACAGGGCTCGGTCGTATCTATTGGGCTGATGACAATGTCGTTCGCCAGAACTTCTATGGGACGCTTAATGCAAAGGTTAGTCTCACAAAAGGTATATTCACATGGGATTTTTGGGGTAAGAATCTGACAGGAACTGACTATATAGCGTACAGTTTCAAGATGTCAACTGGTAACTATGCACAGAAGGGTAAGCCTCTTACCTTTGGTACTTCCCTCAGCATGACATTCTAA
- a CDS encoding tail tape measure protein, protein MKNRKLVLSLVALAGLSSLSAQAQTNNTEKPHETIMQRVDTLAKKVGSDVKHAEGVEKAKLNADAQKVGAAVKKAETTEKAKLNADKQRVKADLAKDKEKVNKVYQDDKAKFNADVKKAENGLAKDEQKVKNTYRKDKAKVKAGAKKVKQGLAKDGQKIKNTYNKDKAKVKAFFKKDK, encoded by the coding sequence ATGAAGAATCGTAAGTTAGTATTATCATTAGTAGCCCTTGCAGGACTCTCTTCTCTCAGCGCACAAGCACAGACCAACAATACAGAAAAGCCTCATGAGACTATCATGCAGCGTGTTGACACGTTAGCAAAAAAGGTAGGTTCTGATGTTAAACATGCAGAGGGTGTGGAGAAAGCTAAGTTAAACGCTGATGCACAGAAGGTAGGTGCTGCCGTTAAGAAGGCTGAAACTACTGAGAAAGCAAAGCTCAACGCAGACAAGCAGAGAGTTAAAGCAGACCTTGCTAAGGACAAGGAGAAGGTAAATAAGGTTTATCAGGATGATAAGGCAAAGTTCAATGCTGATGTAAAGAAAGCTGAGAACGGTCTTGCTAAAGATGAGCAGAAAGTAAAGAATACTTATCGTAAGGACAAGGCAAAGGTTAAGGCTGGCGCAAAGAAGGTTAAGCAAGGTCTTGCTAAGGACGGACAGAAAATCAAGAACACTTATAACAAGGACAAAGCAAAGGTTAAAGCGTTCTTTAAGAAGGATAAATAA
- a CDS encoding energy transducer TonB: MKFQQENMCNTKAITLSDKSKKARQDTVSVLKEFPFFPEDFNEFIFSNFHYPPSLQENCIQGRVVVKFCINPKGKCDHFSIVRSVDPLIDKEVLRVLKLMPRWKWRDSSKKCLWMVKAVEIQLR; the protein is encoded by the coding sequence ATGAAATTCCAACAGGAGAATATGTGTAACACGAAGGCTATTACCTTGTCAGATAAGTCTAAAAAGGCTCGGCAAGACACCGTGTCTGTCCTAAAAGAATTCCCATTCTTTCCGGAAGATTTTAATGAGTTCATCTTTTCCAACTTTCATTATCCACCATCTTTACAGGAAAATTGTATACAAGGAAGAGTGGTCGTAAAGTTCTGTATTAACCCCAAAGGAAAGTGTGATCACTTTTCTATTGTGCGTTCTGTAGACCCATTGATAGACAAGGAAGTTCTACGTGTTTTAAAGTTAATGCCAAGATGGAAATGGAGAGATAGTTCGAAGAAATGTTTGTGGATGGTAAAGGCTGTAGAAATTCAGTTGAGATAA
- the ung gene encoding uracil-DNA glycosylase has translation MEWILEESWREKLKDELDKPYYRELVDKVQEEYKNDVCYPPEDKIFNALNLCPFDKVKVVIVGQDPYFNPGQAMGLSFSVPEGTQLPPSLQTLYRALKINLDTSDKPSGNLMNWVGQGVLLLNTTLTVRKDKPNSHRKYKWWRFTDAVIKALDAEREHIVFMLWGRIAQRKERLVHVDNGRHMVLKAIHPSPLAVRRKGEWDGKEHFMCCNKYLNEYGIAPVDWTVVSE, from the coding sequence ATGGAATGGATTTTAGAAGAGTCGTGGCGTGAAAAGCTGAAAGACGAATTGGATAAACCCTACTATAGGGAATTGGTGGATAAGGTGCAAGAGGAGTATAAGAATGATGTTTGCTATCCGCCAGAAGATAAGATTTTTAATGCTTTAAATCTTTGTCCTTTTGATAAGGTAAAGGTTGTCATTGTGGGGCAGGACCCGTATTTTAATCCTGGTCAGGCAATGGGACTGAGTTTTTCCGTGCCTGAAGGCACACAGCTTCCACCTTCATTGCAGACTCTTTACAGGGCACTCAAGATTAACCTTGATACCTCTGATAAGCCTTCGGGGAATCTTATGAATTGGGTCGGACAGGGAGTGTTGTTGTTGAATACGACATTGACTGTGCGTAAGGATAAACCTAACAGCCATCGGAAATACAAGTGGTGGCGTTTTACAGATGCTGTAATCAAGGCTTTGGATGCTGAGCGTGAGCATATTGTCTTTATGTTATGGGGACGTATAGCACAGCGTAAGGAACGATTGGTTCATGTCGATAATGGCAGACACATGGTATTGAAGGCGATACATCCTTCACCTTTGGCTGTCCGCCGTAAAGGAGAATGGGATGGGAAAGAACATTTCATGTGCTGCAATAAGTATTTAAATGAGTATGGAATTGCACCTGTCGATTGGACGGTAGTGAGTGAATAA
- a CDS encoding AraC family transcriptional regulator gives MNKKIRLLEVNVAQAKAVYPEGKFIDNDLILFEDITQVPLPTNPSRMKSLFLALCTSGHAQYTVDTKMHEVGAGDVIIISEEQVVADYMLSRDCKGIALIMSYDFFQNIVSGVHELSALFLFARTHPVFHLDNNQAKALENDIQHIKEKIIDTGHRFRRELVMTMLKALIIDMSDIIYRFQQVGEAGQTRAEAIFRDFIQTVEKNYRTERRVSWYAQQLCITSKYLSETVRTVSRRTPSDWIDSYVTRELRVMLRNSTMSIKQIADELNFANQSFMGKYFKEHVGMSPSQFRKS, from the coding sequence ATGAACAAAAAGATAAGGCTCCTCGAAGTTAATGTAGCACAAGCAAAAGCTGTCTATCCAGAAGGTAAATTTATTGATAACGACCTTATTCTCTTCGAGGATATCACGCAAGTACCACTTCCTACCAATCCTTCTCGTATGAAGTCTCTCTTCCTTGCCCTCTGTACCAGCGGTCATGCACAATATACTGTTGATACAAAGATGCACGAGGTGGGTGCTGGAGACGTCATTATCATCAGTGAGGAACAGGTAGTTGCCGACTACATGCTCTCACGTGATTGCAAAGGAATCGCACTCATCATGTCATACGATTTCTTTCAAAACATTGTAAGTGGAGTTCACGAACTGTCTGCCCTCTTCCTCTTTGCCCGTACGCATCCTGTTTTCCACCTTGATAACAATCAGGCAAAGGCATTAGAAAACGACATTCAACATATCAAAGAGAAGATTATTGATACTGGTCACCGCTTCCGTCGCGAGTTAGTTATGACAATGCTAAAGGCACTTATCATCGATATGAGTGATATCATCTATCGCTTCCAACAAGTTGGAGAAGCCGGACAGACACGTGCTGAAGCTATCTTCCGCGACTTCATCCAGACTGTGGAGAAGAACTATCGCACGGAAAGACGTGTCAGTTGGTATGCACAACAACTGTGTATCACATCTAAATATCTCTCTGAAACCGTGCGTACTGTCAGCAGACGTACACCAAGTGATTGGATTGACTCCTACGTCACACGTGAGTTACGCGTGATGCTTAGAAACAGTACGATGAGTATTAAGCAGATTGCTGATGAGCTAAACTTCGCCAATCAGAGCTTTATGGGTAAATACTTTAAGGAACATGTGGGCATGAGTCCTTCGCAGTTTAGGAAGAGTTAA